Part of the Rhodohalobacter sp. 614A genome is shown below.
TCCGGATCAGTGATAAGTTACCTTTTTCAGCCATTCATCTCCCTTGGAGCATCCTTGTATTATCCTTGGTACACCTTTGGTGAAACCCAATGCTAAGCCAGTCCAGTTGGCAGCCAGTAGAAACCGGGAATCAAACGAATATAAAGAGGAGTCTTTCCCGGCATGTGAGCCCTGTTCATACATTTTTGAAAGGCCCGTTTTTCACACCAAAAAGGCGACCGAATTGCAAAGCTACTCTCCCTTGTCGAAAAAAATTAGAATCAATTAATTAAATAATTTAAATATTAGATCGCATTTCGTACATTTATGTCTTCTATCCATACATGGGGACTCATAACAAGTAACGAAGTATATAAGATGTTGCACAGGTGTGTGTTAGCTTACCGTGTCAGCCGCCTTATTCTTCCTCTTTGATTTACTCATTATTGTAGTGCGTCCGTTGCTCGTGGAAAGATCTATTAGTACCAGGCATTAAATCATTACACGTGCAATTGAAGAGCGCAGACGGCTAAAATATGCAGACGACATTCCATTTTATATCCGGATTGCCACGATCGGGATCTACCCTTTTGTCCGGTATTTTGCAGCAAAACCCGGATTTCCACGCCGGCATGACGAGCCCCGTTGCCACGCTTATTCACGGTGTTTTAGAACAAATGGGAGCCGGTTCAGAATTTTACTCTCATTTTAATGAAGAAAAACGGCGGCGGATTTTTAAGGCCATCATCGATGCCTATTACGAAGATGTTTCCAGGCCCGTTATTTTTGATACCAACCGCATCTGGACGGCCAGGCTTCATCAGCTCACAGAAATTTATGATGATTTTAAAGTGATCTGCTTAGTCCGCAATCCCGCATGGATTATGGACAGTTTTGAAAAAGTATACCGCAAAAATCCGTTTGATTACAGCAAGATGTTTACGGCTGCAAACCGGGCTACCATCTACTCCCGGTGCGAAAGCCTGATGAGCGGCGTGACGGGACTGGCCATGACGGCCCTCAAAGAGGCTTTTTACGGTGAATACTCTGAGCAACTGCTGCTGGTGGAGTATGATCTGCTTGCACAGCATCCCGAAAATACCATGAAGCTGATCTACCGTTTTCTGGGCCGGGATTATTACGATCACGATTTTGACAATGTAGAGTACTCCCATGATGAATTTGATCAAAGCCTGGGCGTGAAAGGCCTGCACACTGTTCAGCGAAAAGTAGAATTTAAACCGCGGCGAACTATCCTTCCGCCCGACCTTTTCCAGAAATACAGCGACCTGGCATTCTGGCGGGATACGTCCGGTTCCGCGGCAAGTGTCATCGCTCCCAAAAGCAATAACAGTCTTCAACCAAATCACACTACATGATACGACGAGATACCATCAAAAAAGCCGGAACAACCTTCGCACAGCTGGCACTGTCGATGACGGCACTTTCCGGCGGGGCTCATTCCTATTACCGAATACAGCGGGGATCGTACACTCCGGGCAAAGAGATCGTGGCTCAGCTTAATGCCAAACCTTTGTCGGCCACAGCCATTAAAAACAGCGACTGGCTGAAAAATCGTACGCAGGAAATTGCCACGCATACCGGCAGTCTTGAGATTCAAAAAGCTCAGCAAACCCGCGAGCTGATTATTGTGGACCGAGCTGTTCAGGATACGGATGTGATTTTCAAACAGTCCCGCCCCGGCGTGGATATCGTGGAAGTGCCGGCCGGTTCCGACGGAATGGTAGAGCTGATGAAGATCCTCTCTAATTACAGCAATCTGGATGCCGTTCATATTGTATCTCATGCGGAAGCCGGTGCCATTTATATTGGCGGGCAGCGCATTGACCGAAGCGAACTGGAAGAAGACATGGCGGGTTTTGCGGCGATTAATCACGCCATCCGTGAAGGCGGCGACCTGCTTCTGTACGGCTGCGACCTGGCACAGGATACGGCCGGCGAGGAGTTCCTCGAAATTATCAGGAACAATACCCATGCGGATGTGGCTGCTTCATCCGACCTGACCGGAAATGCCGAATTTGGCGGCAACTGGGACCTGGAAATTCAAAAAGGTGACATTGAGGCCAAACCACTGGCTGAATCTATTGCCATGAACGATTTTACCGGAACCTTACAGTTCAGCGGAACCCTGGCCCTTGGAGGCATATCCCCCGGTTATGCCAATATCAAAAGTTATACGATCCCCACAACCAGCTATGTATTTACAGTGGCTTCCGGGGATGACGGATCCAAAGACTTATATAATTATAATTCCGGTTATGTGTATATCTCCACCGGCGACTCCCAACAGACATATAGCACTTTCTATTTTGGCGGGAATGAAACCTTTGATCTGAGCTCTATTTATGTGTACCAGGGATTTGGAGCACCCTCAAAAACCATCACCATTGAATCCGACAAAGGGGGCCTTCAGAACTCGTCTTCAACGGTAGCGGCTTCCAGCGGAACAACGATCAATGTGAGTGGGTCCCAGTGGGAGGATATCACAAAAGTTACCATCCGCTATAGCGACAATACTATTATGCACTGGGTAAAAATCGATAATATCGCTATCACAAATTTGCAGGCTTCGAATAACGGCCCAACCGATATCTCATTAAGTTCATCGAGTATCAACCAAAGTTTTACAGGAGCAGGAGCGGTAGTCGGCAGCCTTTCTACAACAGATGCCGATGGAAGCGATACTCATACCTACTCATTAGTATCGAACGGGGCATCGGACTCGGGCACGTGCAGTACCGGAGGAGATGCCGACAACGCCAGCTTCCAGGTCGATAATGTCAATGATGATTTTGAAACGGCAGGCAGCCTTGCAGCCGGTACGTATAATGTGTGTATTGAAACCGACGATGGTACAAGCTCTTACCAGGAATCATTCGGAATTACGGTAAACGATAACGTACCCCCGTCATACCAAAATTCAAC
Proteins encoded:
- a CDS encoding sulfotransferase family protein: MQTTFHFISGLPRSGSTLLSGILQQNPDFHAGMTSPVATLIHGVLEQMGAGSEFYSHFNEEKRRRIFKAIIDAYYEDVSRPVIFDTNRIWTARLHQLTEIYDDFKVICLVRNPAWIMDSFEKVYRKNPFDYSKMFTAANRATIYSRCESLMSGVTGLAMTALKEAFYGEYSEQLLLVEYDLLAQHPENTMKLIYRFLGRDYYDHDFDNVEYSHDEFDQSLGVKGLHTVQRKVEFKPRRTILPPDLFQKYSDLAFWRDTSGSAASVIAPKSNNSLQPNHTT